A single Osmerus mordax isolate fOsmMor3 chromosome 7, fOsmMor3.pri, whole genome shotgun sequence DNA region contains:
- the cdh26.2 gene encoding cadherin-like protein 26 isoform X1, with amino-acid sequence MNTITINLFTTLCVGILSASPPETLVRKKRYWIIDSFQITEEYPGPFPYLLGKIEVEKTFAVGFNLQGQGVTEEPKGTLSIDTHTGEIWVHKKIDYEEYQILKLTFEARKIQNNVVDTRLGVEVKVMDINDNAPRFEKETYTVNLKESASQNTFLTGVLASDKDKYMTNNGTLDLRIVSVSPLPIDLEFYIEQSGPGNNRVGTILFKGCLDHEKAEKYTILVEAKDRGEKVQLSSTSTVIINIEDGNNHLPVFTGQTGSGRVKEGDEKVPVLRLQVSDQDTPGTDAWRAVYTIHGDTGNHFRITTDPQSNEGVLFVDKALDYEKGSLRNLSVSVTNVMPYHTCQVKSRPDEGLWDVVTTGDVPAIRQVVVTVEDVNEPPFFTPDVKNITVNENMPVGLTLEVFTATDLDHSYDNTLLYMKGEDLNEWVKVDSKTGTITTAKLLDREAPNVINGHYKVTLYAVDSGKPPMTGTGTLNIHLNDQNDNTPFLERTSMDMCLSDQASVTNITALDLDGDPYSGPFRFQLEGDVNDKWRIEPNNGYTVSLVKETTVHAGYHELKLRVFDLQGQQAVHNLSVSVCECYQIQHCNLRSATQLGGGTAIGILLALLLLVGVLLLALMLSCEGEMRPIILEESSGALMKSYIETPGSDCAVPLLCQQIPAITAVTHDNCKKRTAAGAELESQSSYLLRASGKVYRPGLGRQPGSLHRVQSTTLNKSMIVSSKYWSEDSYLATYDGLLPVLHKMTYRLQMQGNELGDYPPHPYAEEGDPETSSQLDVISIPESPFNTDMLLHLGPRFNTLASLCTPKLNSS; translated from the exons ATGAATACCATAACCATTAACTTGTTCACCACTCTG TGTGTGGGAATCCTAAGTGCGTCCCCTCCTGAGACTCTGGTCCGGAAGAAGAGATACTGGATCATAGATTCGTTTCAGATCACAGAGGAGTATCCTGGTCCTTTCCCTTATTTGCTGGGCAAA ATCGAGGTCGAGAAAACGTTTGCGGTTGGTTTCAATCTACAAGGTCAGGGAGTAACGGAGGAGCCAAAAGGAACCTTGagcatcgacacacacacaggtgaaatctgggttcataagaagatagaCTACGAGGAGTATCAAATTTTGAAG CTCACATTCGAGGccagaaaaatacaaaacaatgtTGTGGACACCAGACtaggggtggaggtgaaggtgatGGACATCaatgacaatgctcctagaTTTGAAAAGGAAACCTATACTGTCAACCTAAAGGAGTCCGCATCACAGA ATACATTTCTAACTGGGGTTCTAGCATCAGATAAGGATAAATACATGACCAACAATGGCACACTTGACCTCAGGATTGTTTCTGTCAGCCCACTGCCAATTGACCTGGAGTTCTACATCGAGCAGAGTGGCCCAGGGAACAATCGAGTTGGAACAATCCTGTTTAAAGGATGTCTTGACCATGAG AAAGCAGAAAAATACACCATCCTGGTGGAGGCCAAGGACCGCGGAGAGAAGGTTCAGCTCTCCAGCACCTCCACCGTCATTATAAACATAGAGGACGGAAACAACCACCTGCCTGTCTTCACAGGACAAACA GGCTCAGGAAGAGTGaaggagggggatgagaaggTACCAGTTTTACGACTGCAAGTTTCAGACCAGGACACTCCAGGTACAGATGCATGGAGGGCGGTGTACACCATCCATGGAGACACAGGCAACCACTTCAGAATCACCACTGACCCACAGAGCAATGAAGGAGTCCTGTTTGTTGATAAG GCCCTGGACTATGAGAAGGGCTCCCTGAGGAACCTCTCTGTCAGTGTGACAAACGTGATGCCCTATCACACTTGTCAGGTCAAAAGTCGTCCTGACGAAGGTTTATGGGATGTGGTTACCACTGGAGATGTCCCAGCCATCCGCCAGGTGGTGGTGACTGTGGAGGATGTAAATGAGCCTCCTTTCTTCACTCCTGATGTCAAAAACATTACGGTGAATGAGAACATGCCGGTAGGATTGACTCTGGAGGTGTTCACAGCCACAGACCTGGATCACAGCTACGACAACACCTTGCT GTACATGAAGGGAGAGGATCTAAATGAATGGGTCAAAGTGGATTCGAAGACTGGAACCATAACTACAGCCAAGCTATTAGACAGAGAGGCCCCCAATGTCATCAATGGTCACTACAAAGTGACTCTCTACGCTGTAGACTCAG GTAAGCCACCCATGACTGGAACTGGAACCCTCAACATCCACCTAAATGATCAGAATGATAATACCCCTTTTCTGGAGAGGACAAGCATGGACATGTGTCTGTCAGACCAGGCCTCTGTTACCAACATCACTGCCTTGGATCTGGATGGAGACCCCTACAGTGGGCCCTTCCGTTTCCAGCTTGAGGGGGATGTCAACGACAAGTGGAGGATCGAACCCAACAATG GCTACACGGTGAGCCTAGTGAAGGAGACCACAGTGCATGCTGGGTATCATGAGCTGAAGCTAAGGGTCTTTGATCTACAGGGACAGCAAGCTGTCCACAACCTGTCAGTCAGTGTATGTGAATGCTACCAAATACAACACTGTAACCTCCGCAGTGCCACACAGCTGGGAGGTGGAACAGCCATCGGGATACTCTTGGCCCTCCTGCTGCTGG TAGGTGTCCTGCTGCTTGCCCTCATGCTGTCCTGTGAGGGTGAGATGAGGCCCATCATACTAGAAGAAAGCTCAGGCGCCCTTATGAAATCATACATTGAAACACCAGGAAGTGACTGTGCG GTACCCCTCCTTTGTCAGCAAATCCCTGCAATAACTGCAGTGACTCACGACAATTGTAAAAAACGTACGGCAGCGGGAGCTGAGCTGGAGTCTCAGAGCTCATATCTGCTTAGGGCTTCAGGGAAGGTGTACCGGCCAGGTCTAGGAAGACAACCAGGCTCCCTCCACCGGGTACAGTCAACTACATTGAACAAA agTATGATCGTAAGCAGTAAATATTGGTCTGAGGATTCTTATCTGGCCACATATGATGGTCTGCTCCCTGTACTCCACAAG ATGACGTACAGACTCCAGATGCAAGGGAATGAGCTGGGTgactaccccccccacccctatgcAGAAGAGGGGGACCCTGAGACCAGCTCCCAGCTGGATGTCATCTCCATCCCTGAGAGCCCCTTCAACACAGACATGCTGCTACACCTGGGGCCCAGGTTCAAcaccctggcctccctctgcACGCCTAAGCTCAACTCATCCTGA
- the cdh26.2 gene encoding cadherin-like protein 26 isoform X3 yields the protein MNTITINLFTTLCVGILSASPPETLVRKKRYWIIDSFQITEEYPGPFPYLLGKIEVEKTFAVGFNLQGQGVTEEPKGTLSIDTHTGEIWVHKKIDYEEYQILKLTFEARKIQNNVVDTRLGVEVKVMDINDNAPRFEKETYTVNLKESASQNTFLTGVLASDKDKYMTNNGTLDLRIVSVSPLPIDLEFYIEQSGPGNNRVGTILFKGCLDHEKAEKYTILVEAKDRGEKVQLSSTSTVIINIEDGNNHLPVFTGQTGSGRVKEGDEKVPVLRLQVSDQDTPGTDAWRAVYTIHGDTGNHFRITTDPQSNEGVLFVDKALDYEKGSLRNLSVSVTNVMPYHTCQVKSRPDEGLWDVVTTGDVPAIRQVVVTVEDVNEPPFFTPDVKNITVNENMPVGLTLEVFTATDLDHSYDNTLLYMKGEDLNEWVKVDSKTGTITTAKLLDREAPNVINGHYKVTLYAVDSGKPPMTGTGTLNIHLNDQNDNTPFLERTSMDMCLSDQASVTNITALDLDGDPYSGPFRFQLEGDVNDKWRIEPNNGYTVSLVKETTVHAGYHELKLRVFDLQGQQAVHNLSVSVCECYQIQHCNLRSATQLGGGTAIGILLALLLLVGVLLLALMLSCEGEMRPIILEESSGALMKSYIETPGSDCAVPLLCQQIPAITAVTHDNCKKRTAAGAELESQSSYLLRASGKVYRPGLGRQPGSLHRVQSTTLNKMTYRLQMQGNELGDYPPHPYAEEGDPETSSQLDVISIPESPFNTDMLLHLGPRFNTLASLCTPKLNSS from the exons ATGAATACCATAACCATTAACTTGTTCACCACTCTG TGTGTGGGAATCCTAAGTGCGTCCCCTCCTGAGACTCTGGTCCGGAAGAAGAGATACTGGATCATAGATTCGTTTCAGATCACAGAGGAGTATCCTGGTCCTTTCCCTTATTTGCTGGGCAAA ATCGAGGTCGAGAAAACGTTTGCGGTTGGTTTCAATCTACAAGGTCAGGGAGTAACGGAGGAGCCAAAAGGAACCTTGagcatcgacacacacacaggtgaaatctgggttcataagaagatagaCTACGAGGAGTATCAAATTTTGAAG CTCACATTCGAGGccagaaaaatacaaaacaatgtTGTGGACACCAGACtaggggtggaggtgaaggtgatGGACATCaatgacaatgctcctagaTTTGAAAAGGAAACCTATACTGTCAACCTAAAGGAGTCCGCATCACAGA ATACATTTCTAACTGGGGTTCTAGCATCAGATAAGGATAAATACATGACCAACAATGGCACACTTGACCTCAGGATTGTTTCTGTCAGCCCACTGCCAATTGACCTGGAGTTCTACATCGAGCAGAGTGGCCCAGGGAACAATCGAGTTGGAACAATCCTGTTTAAAGGATGTCTTGACCATGAG AAAGCAGAAAAATACACCATCCTGGTGGAGGCCAAGGACCGCGGAGAGAAGGTTCAGCTCTCCAGCACCTCCACCGTCATTATAAACATAGAGGACGGAAACAACCACCTGCCTGTCTTCACAGGACAAACA GGCTCAGGAAGAGTGaaggagggggatgagaaggTACCAGTTTTACGACTGCAAGTTTCAGACCAGGACACTCCAGGTACAGATGCATGGAGGGCGGTGTACACCATCCATGGAGACACAGGCAACCACTTCAGAATCACCACTGACCCACAGAGCAATGAAGGAGTCCTGTTTGTTGATAAG GCCCTGGACTATGAGAAGGGCTCCCTGAGGAACCTCTCTGTCAGTGTGACAAACGTGATGCCCTATCACACTTGTCAGGTCAAAAGTCGTCCTGACGAAGGTTTATGGGATGTGGTTACCACTGGAGATGTCCCAGCCATCCGCCAGGTGGTGGTGACTGTGGAGGATGTAAATGAGCCTCCTTTCTTCACTCCTGATGTCAAAAACATTACGGTGAATGAGAACATGCCGGTAGGATTGACTCTGGAGGTGTTCACAGCCACAGACCTGGATCACAGCTACGACAACACCTTGCT GTACATGAAGGGAGAGGATCTAAATGAATGGGTCAAAGTGGATTCGAAGACTGGAACCATAACTACAGCCAAGCTATTAGACAGAGAGGCCCCCAATGTCATCAATGGTCACTACAAAGTGACTCTCTACGCTGTAGACTCAG GTAAGCCACCCATGACTGGAACTGGAACCCTCAACATCCACCTAAATGATCAGAATGATAATACCCCTTTTCTGGAGAGGACAAGCATGGACATGTGTCTGTCAGACCAGGCCTCTGTTACCAACATCACTGCCTTGGATCTGGATGGAGACCCCTACAGTGGGCCCTTCCGTTTCCAGCTTGAGGGGGATGTCAACGACAAGTGGAGGATCGAACCCAACAATG GCTACACGGTGAGCCTAGTGAAGGAGACCACAGTGCATGCTGGGTATCATGAGCTGAAGCTAAGGGTCTTTGATCTACAGGGACAGCAAGCTGTCCACAACCTGTCAGTCAGTGTATGTGAATGCTACCAAATACAACACTGTAACCTCCGCAGTGCCACACAGCTGGGAGGTGGAACAGCCATCGGGATACTCTTGGCCCTCCTGCTGCTGG TAGGTGTCCTGCTGCTTGCCCTCATGCTGTCCTGTGAGGGTGAGATGAGGCCCATCATACTAGAAGAAAGCTCAGGCGCCCTTATGAAATCATACATTGAAACACCAGGAAGTGACTGTGCG GTACCCCTCCTTTGTCAGCAAATCCCTGCAATAACTGCAGTGACTCACGACAATTGTAAAAAACGTACGGCAGCGGGAGCTGAGCTGGAGTCTCAGAGCTCATATCTGCTTAGGGCTTCAGGGAAGGTGTACCGGCCAGGTCTAGGAAGACAACCAGGCTCCCTCCACCGGGTACAGTCAACTACATTGAACAAA ATGACGTACAGACTCCAGATGCAAGGGAATGAGCTGGGTgactaccccccccacccctatgcAGAAGAGGGGGACCCTGAGACCAGCTCCCAGCTGGATGTCATCTCCATCCCTGAGAGCCCCTTCAACACAGACATGCTGCTACACCTGGGGCCCAGGTTCAAcaccctggcctccctctgcACGCCTAAGCTCAACTCATCCTGA
- the cdh26.2 gene encoding cadherin-like protein 26 isoform X2: MNTITINLFTTLCVGILSASPPETLVRKKRYWIIDSFQITEEYPGPFPYLLGKIEVEKTFAVGFNLQGQGVTEEPKGTLSIDTHTGEIWVHKKIDYEEYQILKLTFEARKIQNNVVDTRLGVEVKVMDINDNAPRFEKETYTVNLKESASQNTFLTGVLASDKDKYMTNNGTLDLRIVSVSPLPIDLEFYIEQSGPGNNRVGTILFKGCLDHEKAEKYTILVEAKDRGEKVQLSSTSTVIINIEDGNNHLPVFTGQTGSGRVKEGDEKVPVLRLQVSDQDTPGTDAWRAVYTIHGDTGNHFRITTDPQSNEGVLFVDKALDYEKGSLRNLSVSVTNVMPYHTCQVKSRPDEGLWDVVTTGDVPAIRQVVVTVEDVNEPPFFTPDVKNITVNENMPVGLTLEVFTATDLDHSYDNTLLYMKGEDLNEWVKVDSKTGTITTAKLLDREAPNVINGHYKVTLYAVDSGKPPMTGTGTLNIHLNDQNDNTPFLERTSMDMCLSDQASVTNITALDLDGDPYSGPFRFQLEGDVNDKWRIEPNNGYTVSLVKETTVHAGYHELKLRVFDLQGQQAVHNLSVSVCECYQIQHCNLRSATQLGGGTAIGILLALLLLGVLLLALMLSCEGEMRPIILEESSGALMKSYIETPGSDCAVPLLCQQIPAITAVTHDNCKKRTAAGAELESQSSYLLRASGKVYRPGLGRQPGSLHRVQSTTLNKSMIVSSKYWSEDSYLATYDGLLPVLHKMTYRLQMQGNELGDYPPHPYAEEGDPETSSQLDVISIPESPFNTDMLLHLGPRFNTLASLCTPKLNSS, encoded by the exons ATGAATACCATAACCATTAACTTGTTCACCACTCTG TGTGTGGGAATCCTAAGTGCGTCCCCTCCTGAGACTCTGGTCCGGAAGAAGAGATACTGGATCATAGATTCGTTTCAGATCACAGAGGAGTATCCTGGTCCTTTCCCTTATTTGCTGGGCAAA ATCGAGGTCGAGAAAACGTTTGCGGTTGGTTTCAATCTACAAGGTCAGGGAGTAACGGAGGAGCCAAAAGGAACCTTGagcatcgacacacacacaggtgaaatctgggttcataagaagatagaCTACGAGGAGTATCAAATTTTGAAG CTCACATTCGAGGccagaaaaatacaaaacaatgtTGTGGACACCAGACtaggggtggaggtgaaggtgatGGACATCaatgacaatgctcctagaTTTGAAAAGGAAACCTATACTGTCAACCTAAAGGAGTCCGCATCACAGA ATACATTTCTAACTGGGGTTCTAGCATCAGATAAGGATAAATACATGACCAACAATGGCACACTTGACCTCAGGATTGTTTCTGTCAGCCCACTGCCAATTGACCTGGAGTTCTACATCGAGCAGAGTGGCCCAGGGAACAATCGAGTTGGAACAATCCTGTTTAAAGGATGTCTTGACCATGAG AAAGCAGAAAAATACACCATCCTGGTGGAGGCCAAGGACCGCGGAGAGAAGGTTCAGCTCTCCAGCACCTCCACCGTCATTATAAACATAGAGGACGGAAACAACCACCTGCCTGTCTTCACAGGACAAACA GGCTCAGGAAGAGTGaaggagggggatgagaaggTACCAGTTTTACGACTGCAAGTTTCAGACCAGGACACTCCAGGTACAGATGCATGGAGGGCGGTGTACACCATCCATGGAGACACAGGCAACCACTTCAGAATCACCACTGACCCACAGAGCAATGAAGGAGTCCTGTTTGTTGATAAG GCCCTGGACTATGAGAAGGGCTCCCTGAGGAACCTCTCTGTCAGTGTGACAAACGTGATGCCCTATCACACTTGTCAGGTCAAAAGTCGTCCTGACGAAGGTTTATGGGATGTGGTTACCACTGGAGATGTCCCAGCCATCCGCCAGGTGGTGGTGACTGTGGAGGATGTAAATGAGCCTCCTTTCTTCACTCCTGATGTCAAAAACATTACGGTGAATGAGAACATGCCGGTAGGATTGACTCTGGAGGTGTTCACAGCCACAGACCTGGATCACAGCTACGACAACACCTTGCT GTACATGAAGGGAGAGGATCTAAATGAATGGGTCAAAGTGGATTCGAAGACTGGAACCATAACTACAGCCAAGCTATTAGACAGAGAGGCCCCCAATGTCATCAATGGTCACTACAAAGTGACTCTCTACGCTGTAGACTCAG GTAAGCCACCCATGACTGGAACTGGAACCCTCAACATCCACCTAAATGATCAGAATGATAATACCCCTTTTCTGGAGAGGACAAGCATGGACATGTGTCTGTCAGACCAGGCCTCTGTTACCAACATCACTGCCTTGGATCTGGATGGAGACCCCTACAGTGGGCCCTTCCGTTTCCAGCTTGAGGGGGATGTCAACGACAAGTGGAGGATCGAACCCAACAATG GCTACACGGTGAGCCTAGTGAAGGAGACCACAGTGCATGCTGGGTATCATGAGCTGAAGCTAAGGGTCTTTGATCTACAGGGACAGCAAGCTGTCCACAACCTGTCAGTCAGTGTATGTGAATGCTACCAAATACAACACTGTAACCTCCGCAGTGCCACACAGCTGGGAGGTGGAACAGCCATCGGGATACTCTTGGCCCTCCTGCTGCTGG GTGTCCTGCTGCTTGCCCTCATGCTGTCCTGTGAGGGTGAGATGAGGCCCATCATACTAGAAGAAAGCTCAGGCGCCCTTATGAAATCATACATTGAAACACCAGGAAGTGACTGTGCG GTACCCCTCCTTTGTCAGCAAATCCCTGCAATAACTGCAGTGACTCACGACAATTGTAAAAAACGTACGGCAGCGGGAGCTGAGCTGGAGTCTCAGAGCTCATATCTGCTTAGGGCTTCAGGGAAGGTGTACCGGCCAGGTCTAGGAAGACAACCAGGCTCCCTCCACCGGGTACAGTCAACTACATTGAACAAA agTATGATCGTAAGCAGTAAATATTGGTCTGAGGATTCTTATCTGGCCACATATGATGGTCTGCTCCCTGTACTCCACAAG ATGACGTACAGACTCCAGATGCAAGGGAATGAGCTGGGTgactaccccccccacccctatgcAGAAGAGGGGGACCCTGAGACCAGCTCCCAGCTGGATGTCATCTCCATCCCTGAGAGCCCCTTCAACACAGACATGCTGCTACACCTGGGGCCCAGGTTCAAcaccctggcctccctctgcACGCCTAAGCTCAACTCATCCTGA
- the cdh26.2 gene encoding cadherin-like protein 26 isoform X4 codes for MNTITINLFTTLCVGILSASPPETLVRKKRYWIIDSFQITEEYPGPFPYLLGKIEVEKTFAVGFNLQGQGVTEEPKGTLSIDTHTGEIWVHKKIDYEEYQILKLTFEARKIQNNVVDTRLGVEVKVMDINDNAPRFEKETYTVNLKESASQNTFLTGVLASDKDKYMTNNGTLDLRIVSVSPLPIDLEFYIEQSGPGNNRVGTILFKGCLDHEKAEKYTILVEAKDRGEKVQLSSTSTVIINIEDGNNHLPVFTGQTGSGRVKEGDEKVPVLRLQVSDQDTPGTDAWRAVYTIHGDTGNHFRITTDPQSNEGVLFVDKALDYEKGSLRNLSVSVTNVMPYHTCQVKSRPDEGLWDVVTTGDVPAIRQVVVTVEDVNEPPFFTPDVKNITVNENMPVGLTLEVFTATDLDHSYDNTLLYMKGEDLNEWVKVDSKTGTITTAKLLDREAPNVINGHYKVTLYAVDSGKPPMTGTGTLNIHLNDQNDNTPFLERTSMDMCLSDQASVTNITALDLDGDPYSGPFRFQLEGDVNDKWRIEPNNGYTVSLVKETTVHAGYHELKLRVFDLQGQQAVHNLSVSVCECYQIQHCNLRSATQLGGGTAIGILLALLLLVGVLLLALMLSCEGEMRPIILEESSGALMKSYIETPGSDCAVPLLCQQIPAITAVTHDNCKKRTAAGAELESQSSYLLRASGKVYRPGLGRQPGSLHRVQSTTLNKH; via the exons ATGAATACCATAACCATTAACTTGTTCACCACTCTG TGTGTGGGAATCCTAAGTGCGTCCCCTCCTGAGACTCTGGTCCGGAAGAAGAGATACTGGATCATAGATTCGTTTCAGATCACAGAGGAGTATCCTGGTCCTTTCCCTTATTTGCTGGGCAAA ATCGAGGTCGAGAAAACGTTTGCGGTTGGTTTCAATCTACAAGGTCAGGGAGTAACGGAGGAGCCAAAAGGAACCTTGagcatcgacacacacacaggtgaaatctgggttcataagaagatagaCTACGAGGAGTATCAAATTTTGAAG CTCACATTCGAGGccagaaaaatacaaaacaatgtTGTGGACACCAGACtaggggtggaggtgaaggtgatGGACATCaatgacaatgctcctagaTTTGAAAAGGAAACCTATACTGTCAACCTAAAGGAGTCCGCATCACAGA ATACATTTCTAACTGGGGTTCTAGCATCAGATAAGGATAAATACATGACCAACAATGGCACACTTGACCTCAGGATTGTTTCTGTCAGCCCACTGCCAATTGACCTGGAGTTCTACATCGAGCAGAGTGGCCCAGGGAACAATCGAGTTGGAACAATCCTGTTTAAAGGATGTCTTGACCATGAG AAAGCAGAAAAATACACCATCCTGGTGGAGGCCAAGGACCGCGGAGAGAAGGTTCAGCTCTCCAGCACCTCCACCGTCATTATAAACATAGAGGACGGAAACAACCACCTGCCTGTCTTCACAGGACAAACA GGCTCAGGAAGAGTGaaggagggggatgagaaggTACCAGTTTTACGACTGCAAGTTTCAGACCAGGACACTCCAGGTACAGATGCATGGAGGGCGGTGTACACCATCCATGGAGACACAGGCAACCACTTCAGAATCACCACTGACCCACAGAGCAATGAAGGAGTCCTGTTTGTTGATAAG GCCCTGGACTATGAGAAGGGCTCCCTGAGGAACCTCTCTGTCAGTGTGACAAACGTGATGCCCTATCACACTTGTCAGGTCAAAAGTCGTCCTGACGAAGGTTTATGGGATGTGGTTACCACTGGAGATGTCCCAGCCATCCGCCAGGTGGTGGTGACTGTGGAGGATGTAAATGAGCCTCCTTTCTTCACTCCTGATGTCAAAAACATTACGGTGAATGAGAACATGCCGGTAGGATTGACTCTGGAGGTGTTCACAGCCACAGACCTGGATCACAGCTACGACAACACCTTGCT GTACATGAAGGGAGAGGATCTAAATGAATGGGTCAAAGTGGATTCGAAGACTGGAACCATAACTACAGCCAAGCTATTAGACAGAGAGGCCCCCAATGTCATCAATGGTCACTACAAAGTGACTCTCTACGCTGTAGACTCAG GTAAGCCACCCATGACTGGAACTGGAACCCTCAACATCCACCTAAATGATCAGAATGATAATACCCCTTTTCTGGAGAGGACAAGCATGGACATGTGTCTGTCAGACCAGGCCTCTGTTACCAACATCACTGCCTTGGATCTGGATGGAGACCCCTACAGTGGGCCCTTCCGTTTCCAGCTTGAGGGGGATGTCAACGACAAGTGGAGGATCGAACCCAACAATG GCTACACGGTGAGCCTAGTGAAGGAGACCACAGTGCATGCTGGGTATCATGAGCTGAAGCTAAGGGTCTTTGATCTACAGGGACAGCAAGCTGTCCACAACCTGTCAGTCAGTGTATGTGAATGCTACCAAATACAACACTGTAACCTCCGCAGTGCCACACAGCTGGGAGGTGGAACAGCCATCGGGATACTCTTGGCCCTCCTGCTGCTGG TAGGTGTCCTGCTGCTTGCCCTCATGCTGTCCTGTGAGGGTGAGATGAGGCCCATCATACTAGAAGAAAGCTCAGGCGCCCTTATGAAATCATACATTGAAACACCAGGAAGTGACTGTGCG GTACCCCTCCTTTGTCAGCAAATCCCTGCAATAACTGCAGTGACTCACGACAATTGTAAAAAACGTACGGCAGCGGGAGCTGAGCTGGAGTCTCAGAGCTCATATCTGCTTAGGGCTTCAGGGAAGGTGTACCGGCCAGGTCTAGGAAGACAACCAGGCTCCCTCCACCGGGTACAGTCAACTACATTGAACAAA CACTGA